The following are encoded in a window of Eriocheir sinensis breed Jianghai 21 chromosome 35, ASM2467909v1, whole genome shotgun sequence genomic DNA:
- the LOC127007333 gene encoding cytosolic Fe-S cluster assembly factor NUBP2 homolog isoform X2, translating to MANQAEPVLAGVGHTILVLSGKGGVGKSTATVQLAATLRAKGHSVGVLDIDLCGPSIPRMLGAEGRDVLTTPEGKWIPVTIDEEKRLSVISIAFFLDSKSDAIIWRGPKKNAMIKQLLTSVAWNVDYLIIDTPPGTSDEHISLMENIREAPVMGAVLITTPQMVAVDDVTRELTFCKRTGINVLGIIENMSGFICPTCSECSNILASGGGQQLAEKSGITFLGSIPIDPTLSRCTEEGLNYIDKFANSPISQIYHTIVTKLTRQTDEEMEVEK from the exons ATGGCAAATCAAGCAG AGCCTGTGCTGGCTGGTGTGGGGCACACAATATTGGTGCTATCTGGGAAAGGTGGTGTTGGAAAGAGCACAGCCACAGTTCAGCTTGCTGCCACCCTCAGGGCAAAGGGTCACTCTGTCGGGGTGCTGGACATTGACCTGTGCGGCCCCTCAATACCCCGCATGCTGGGTGCTGAGGGACGGGATGTGCTGACCACTCCTGAAGG AAAATGGATTCCAGTGACCATAGATGAAGAAAAACGATTAAGTGTCATATCCATTGCTTTCTTTTTGGACTCCAAGAGTGATGCCATCATCTGGAGAGGACCAAAGAAAAATG CTATGATCAAACAGTTGCTGACAAGTGTTGCTTGGAATGTCGACTACCTGATTATTGACACCCCCCCAGGCACATCCGATGAGCACATCTCACTCATGGAGAACataag GGAAGCACCTGTGATGGGTGCTGTGCTGATCACTACACCTCAAATGGTCGCAGTGGATGATGTCACAAGGGAACTCACTTTCTGCAAACGAACAGGGATCAATGTCCTTGGCATTATTGAAAACATGTCAGGCTTCATCTGTCCTACTTGTTCT GAGTGCAGTAACATCCTGGCCAGTGGGGGCGGGCAGCAGCTTGCTGAAAAGTCTGGCATCACCTTCTTGGGGAGCATCCCTATTGACCCAACACTTTCTCGCTGCACTGAGGAGGGATTAAACTACATTGATAAATTTGCAAACTCTCCAATCAGCCAGATATATCACACTATTGTCACAAAACTGACAAGACAAacagatgaagaaatggaggtggaaaaataa
- the LOC127007333 gene encoding cytosolic Fe-S cluster assembly factor NUBP2 homolog isoform X1: protein MANQAAEPVLAGVGHTILVLSGKGGVGKSTATVQLAATLRAKGHSVGVLDIDLCGPSIPRMLGAEGRDVLTTPEGKWIPVTIDEEKRLSVISIAFFLDSKSDAIIWRGPKKNAMIKQLLTSVAWNVDYLIIDTPPGTSDEHISLMENIREAPVMGAVLITTPQMVAVDDVTRELTFCKRTGINVLGIIENMSGFICPTCSECSNILASGGGQQLAEKSGITFLGSIPIDPTLSRCTEEGLNYIDKFANSPISQIYHTIVTKLTRQTDEEMEVEK, encoded by the exons ATGGCAAATCAAGCAG CAGAGCCTGTGCTGGCTGGTGTGGGGCACACAATATTGGTGCTATCTGGGAAAGGTGGTGTTGGAAAGAGCACAGCCACAGTTCAGCTTGCTGCCACCCTCAGGGCAAAGGGTCACTCTGTCGGGGTGCTGGACATTGACCTGTGCGGCCCCTCAATACCCCGCATGCTGGGTGCTGAGGGACGGGATGTGCTGACCACTCCTGAAGG AAAATGGATTCCAGTGACCATAGATGAAGAAAAACGATTAAGTGTCATATCCATTGCTTTCTTTTTGGACTCCAAGAGTGATGCCATCATCTGGAGAGGACCAAAGAAAAATG CTATGATCAAACAGTTGCTGACAAGTGTTGCTTGGAATGTCGACTACCTGATTATTGACACCCCCCCAGGCACATCCGATGAGCACATCTCACTCATGGAGAACataag GGAAGCACCTGTGATGGGTGCTGTGCTGATCACTACACCTCAAATGGTCGCAGTGGATGATGTCACAAGGGAACTCACTTTCTGCAAACGAACAGGGATCAATGTCCTTGGCATTATTGAAAACATGTCAGGCTTCATCTGTCCTACTTGTTCT GAGTGCAGTAACATCCTGGCCAGTGGGGGCGGGCAGCAGCTTGCTGAAAAGTCTGGCATCACCTTCTTGGGGAGCATCCCTATTGACCCAACACTTTCTCGCTGCACTGAGGAGGGATTAAACTACATTGATAAATTTGCAAACTCTCCAATCAGCCAGATATATCACACTATTGTCACAAAACTGACAAGACAAacagatgaagaaatggaggtggaaaaataa